Genomic window (Vampirovibrionales bacterium):
GCGGACATGGCAGGCACAGATCCTCTCAGGAGTTGACGGCCCTCATTATAACAAGAGCGCTAGAGCCCGTCGCACAAGAAGGCGTAATCGGGCGCAATATGGAGTTCACGCTTTAAAACGACGGTTGAAGCAGGCGCGTCGACAGGATAAACTGCTCATTATCCGCCCCACTCTGGCAGAGGACGCTTCTAATGACGCTCGCCCCCCGTTCCCGGTTTTACGCGACGCCGCTTGCGCTGTGTCTTGCCCTGCACTGCTGGATAGGCGCCCATGCGGCGGAAACGCTCCAGGCGCTGGTCAATCGCGCGAATACCGCAGCCAACGCCAACCAGACGGAAACGGCCATCGCGCTCTACGAACAAGTCGTGGCGAAAGCCCCACACGACGAGAAACTACGCCATAATCTGGCCGTTTTATATTTCAATCTGGGCATGGCGCGCCAGCAGGACAAGCGTTATACCGAAGCGAACGCTTTGTTTGACAAGTCGCGCGCGTTGACGCCGGACGAAGACGCGCCGCAGAAAGCCAAAGCCGCCAGCTTTTACTATCAGGCGGCGGCCTTACGCGACGCCCCCCAGCCAGACCTCGCCCAGATTCGCGCGTTGATTCAACAAGCCATCGCCCTCGACCCGTCGGAAACCGCGTATCCGCGCCTGCTCGCCTCCGCGCTGCATCGCGAAGCCATGACCCGGGCGCAGGACGAACGCTATGCCGAAGCGATTCCCCTATGGGAAGAAGCGCATCGCCTTGACCCGCAGGCTGACGTTATCCAGAAGTCTCTGGCCAATGGCTACCTCGGGCTTGCCCGCCTGACGGTCGATGACCCCGGCAAGCGCGAAGAAGCCCTCGCCAAGGCCCGCGCCACCGACTCCTCTCCAGAAATCTCAGAAAAAGCTGCCAAAATTGCCGCAGGGAAACCAGAATCCGACTCTGAGCTCAGCGCTATCGTCGGCGCGCCCAAAACCAGGGGCGCGACACTCACGGCCCCCGTCGGCTCCGAAAGCTGGTCGCTTTCGCAGCGATTGGCGGCTCTGGAAAAGACGCTCGCTCTGCCCATCGCAGCGGAGGCTCCTCTTGCTTCGCGCCTCGAGAAGGTGGAAACCGCCCTGTACGGAAAACCGCAGAAAGGGCCTGTCAACACGCGCATCGATCGGGCGTTCGTCAACGCTCTGGGCGGCGGCCAGACGTTTTCCGCCAGCTTGCCCGATCTGGTTCAGCCAACCATACAGAATACTGCCGGGACGTATCTCGATGAAATTTTCAGAACGACAGACGGCCGCGTGGTTCGCTGGGG
Coding sequences:
- a CDS encoding matrixin family metalloprotease gives rise to the protein MTLAPRSRFYATPLALCLALHCWIGAHAAETLQALVNRANTAANANQTETAIALYEQVVAKAPHDEKLRHNLAVLYFNLGMARQQDKRYTEANALFDKSRALTPDEDAPQKAKAASFYYQAAALRDAPQPDLAQIRALIQQAIALDPSETAYPRLLASALHREAMTRAQDERYAEAIPLWEEAHRLDPQADVIQKSLANGYLGLARLTVDDPGKREEALAKARATDSSPEISEKAAKIAAGKPESDSELSAIVGAPKTRGATLTAPVGSESWSLSQRLAALEKTLALPIAAEAPLASRLEKVETALYGKPQKGPVNTRIDRAFVNALGGGQTFSASLPDLVQPTIQNTAGTYLDEIFRTTDGRVVRWGRFPLKISIEAPKDNALYTPAFEQAILDGLSVWKTATHGFVSFIRVANADAADIRISWEDVYHDRFSDPKFLDDNPIKRYEPPKASRAAQMINMASMFAPGYFALAPQAVAAGIQYREMRKLQAIADESRIVLGLKPVEGLSPEAAALRIRNLAAYEFGHALGLKGVSPDAADLMHTAPLTTETPVTPSTRDVATLRELYARPANIVLNLR